In Helianthus annuus cultivar XRQ/B chromosome 9, HanXRQr2.0-SUNRISE, whole genome shotgun sequence, the following are encoded in one genomic region:
- the LOC110874511 gene encoding uncharacterized protein LOC110874511, producing the protein MKVEVLDNSAKDVSMQAKYKKRPEKLRDALSVYLEKNGHPAGGVIDKVEPVRLEMPWRTKNNVIDCGVFLMRHMETYKGVSGKGWECGFSNECTDAGEISYKQSKEIDDLRRKYITKMLLSEGNEYRGFVKAEVAKYNKLTADEKKRLEAKAYDTILARLDN; encoded by the exons ATGAAGGTAGAAGTTTTGGACAACAGCGCTAAGGATGTCTCAATGCAAGCGAAATACAAAAAAAGGCCGGAAAAATTG CGTGATGCTTTATCGGTGTACTTGGAAAAAAATGGGCATCCGGCGGGCGGGGTGATCGATAAAGTTGAGCCGGTACGATTGGAAATGCCATGGCGTACAAAAAATAATGTAATCGATTGTGGCGTCTTCCTGATGCGCCATATGGAAACATACAAGGGCGTATCTGGAAAAGGTTGGGAATGCGGATTCTCAAATGAGTGCACTGATGCGGGTGAGATTTCATACAAGCAGAGCAAAGAGATTGATGATCTGCGGCGTAAGTACATTACGAAGATGCTCCTAAGTGAAGGAAACGAGTACAGAGGTTTTGTTAAAGCTGAGGTTGCTAAATATAACAAGTTGACGGCGGATGAAAAAAAGAGGCTAGAAGCAAAAGCCTATGACACAATCCTTGCAAGATTGGATAACTAG
- the LOC110876103 gene encoding uncharacterized protein LOC110876103 gives MVNLRSHRYRKKQTEKQLPKAGEAGKKKICNESGPENARVVEEIPVNAGFHTDFADCMNEEAGQERVPFIDTSDIERYYRETGEWGQTQQSQPGISSSMASQYGSTPATQSDEVHAGMLEVFLNQFDECVKRITDTFTEGFQLYPQSEKIKEVHKLWTDKLKKVGSTCTTTKQPQTPDDKTPEKEANKENLDMSQLSQWTPSLAEEVCKTVDKTTTQTTQLAVIEPPAQKTQVEEMEKTALAVTPISQKTQEEYEYTIRRGQLIHDLDLGKPKIRPERQTELTDALRSPYVKRAVSIKAKLENAELSVSSYMFSAWGSMWDVVFRTKKGVPVMRSPLESLLPGIEVHILVISAWADLLNYEEKFKLKGSIARLFCSVNIMKTTTLKMQNQEQKRSETTWNRF, from the exons ATGGTAAACCTCCGGTCTCACCGGTACCGAAAAAAACAGACTGAAAAGCAGCTGCCGAAAGCCGGAGAGGCTGGGAAGAAGAAAATTTGTAATGAAAGTGGCCCGGAAAATGCGCGTGTTGTAGAAGAAATCCCGGTTAATGCGGGTTTCCATACCGATTTCGCAGATTGCATGAATGAAGAAGCTGGCCAGGAACGAGTGCCTTTTATAGATACATCTGATATAGAAAGATACTACCGAGAAACCGGCGAGTGGGGACAAACACAACAAAGTCAGCCCGGAATTAGCTCATCTATGGCATCTCAATATGGATCGACACCAGCGACACAAAGCGACGAG GTACATGCGGGAATGTTGGAGGTGTTCTTGAATCAATTCGACGAATGTGTAAAAAGGATAACCGACACTTTTACAGAAGGTTTCCAATTGTACCCCCAAAGTGAAAAAATCAAAGAAGTACACAAATTGTGGACAGATAAGTTGAAAAAGGTCGGATCAACGTGTACGACAACCAAACAACCACAAACTCCTGATGATAAAACACCGGAAAAAGAGGCAAATAAGGAGAATTTGGATATGTCACAGTTGTCGCAGTGGACACCTTCATTGGCAGAAGAGGTATGCAAGACGGTTGACAAGACAACCACACAGACGACTCAGCTTGCAGTAATTGAGCCGCCCGCACAGAAGACTCAGGTTGAAGAAATGGAGAAGACCGCACTCGCCGTCACACCAATCTCCCAGAAAACACAGGAGGAGTACGAATATACGATTAGACGTGGGCAGCTTATACACGATCTGGACCTTGGAAAGCCGAAAATAAGACCGGAAAGACAAACAGAGTTGACCGATGCTCTAAGGTCTCCTTACGTGAAGCGGGCAGTGTCGATTAAGGCAAAGCTTGAAAACGCTGAGCTCTCCGTCAGCTCATACATGTTCTCAGCCTGGGGATCAATGTG GGATGTTGTCTTTAGAACTAAGAAAGGAGTGCCGGTGATGAGATCTCCGCTCGAATCATTATTGCCGGGAATCGAGGTGCACATATTGGTAATAAGCGCGTGGGCGGATTTGTTGAATTACGAAGAAAAATTCAAGCTAAAGGGGAGCATCGCACGCCTGTTCTGTTCAGTAAATAT AATGAAGACGACTACATTAAAAATGCAAAATCAAGAGCAAAAACGTTCAGAGACAACATGGAACCGGTTTTAG
- the LOC110876104 gene encoding protein FAR1-RELATED SEQUENCE 5-like → MLFDTVDDAYNFYKTYAEAGGWTVRKGTQHENRGIVINKYFFCSKEGQKDFRPVDTLVEQPSDRWVRRVPSKRTGCQAAIRIKLTDAKKYLLYHFIEAHNHDFVHEEDLHLLKENRGINRAHEEMINKMSHLNIGPVRAFNIMKEVYGGFDKVGATKVDFKNFKKELNLFIGEFDAEMFVKRLMRKKEFLPNFSCEYETTDEGVLKCIFWADEDMKRNYYMFGDVISFDATYKRNKYNMMFVPFTGIDNHNRNVTLDAAILGSETAETYSWLLRAIKNAYGYAPPVIITDQDPAMKRAIADVWPESRHRLCMWHIMDKLTTKVRAALCSNTDFRKRLSAVVWTDSLLPEAFEAEWAAIIHDFGLTDHEWLTHIYGLRESWIPAYYREEEMSGLMRTSSRSESENHFFGKISNPKCTLVEFLSHFDTAIEAQRHEHRKNDHDTRYTNPGEWSDFVLEKQAAQIYTRTLFLDVQLEIQHAIHRCTSVRLDHVGDFIKFFIKDLDQPCSSFFEVMIREEDVTVKCICNRFEQFGLLCSHIFCVLRILDIREFPKQYILRRWTREAVPNSSPGSILTDGGDPDRSDLVNRCVREISHATEYVVNKLIFKF, encoded by the exons acttttataaaacttaCGCAGAAGCGGGAGGTTGGACTGTAAGGAAGGGCACACAGCACGAGAACCGTGGTATTGTTATAAACAAGTACTTTTTCTGTTCAAAGGAGGGTCAAAAAGACTTTCGACCAGTTGATACTTTagtcgaacagccgtccgatagGTGGGTACGTAGGGTACCATCCAAAAGGACCGGATGCCAGGCTGCGATCAGAATAAAACTTACCGATGCTAAGAAGTATTTGCTTTATCATTTTATAGAGGCGCACAACCACGATTTTGTGCATGAAGAAGATTTACATCTTCTCAAGGAAAACAGGGGTATTAATCGTGCACACGAAGAGATGATAAACAAGATGTCACATCTCAACATCGGGCCTGTTCGTGCATTTAACATTATGAAGGAAGTGTATGGTGGGTTCGACAAAGTCGGTGCTACCAAAGTCGattttaaaaatttcaagaaaGAGTTAAATCTTTTTATCGGAGAGTTTGATGCGGAAATGTTTGTCAAGCGTCTGATGAGGAAAAAGGAGTTTTTACCGAACTTCTCTTGTGAATATGAAACCACAGACGAAGGTGTGTTGAAGTGCATTTTTTGGGCCGACGAGGATATGAAGAGAAATTATTATATGTTTGGGGACGTTATATCATTTGATGCTACATACAAGCGTAACAA GTATAACATGATGTTTGTCCCTTTCACTGGGATTGATAATCATAATAGGAACGTGACACTTGATGCTGCAATTCTCGGTTCGGAAACGGCAGAGACGTATAGCTGGTTACTTAGGGCGATCAAGAACGCATACGGGTACGCGCCTCCTGTAATCATTACTGACCAAGACCCTGCGATGAAAAGGGCTATAGCTGATGTTTGGCCTGAGTCGAGGCATCGGTTATGTATGTGGCATATCATGGATAAACTCACTACAAAG GTCAGGGCTGCCCTATGTTCAAATACAGATTTCAGGAAAAGATTGTCTGCAGTTGTTTGGACTGATTCTCTATTGCCCGAAGCTTTTGAGGCTGAATGGGCCGCTATTATTCATGATTTCGGTTTAACCGACCATGAATGGCTGACGCATATATATGGGCTACGTGAATCATGGATTCCAGCTTACTATCGTGAAGAAGAAATGTCTGGTCTTATGCGGACATCATCTAGGTCCGAAAGCGAGAATCACTTTTTTGGAAAAATTAGCAATCCAAAGTGCACGTTGGTTGAATTTCTTAGCCACTTTGATACGGCTATTGAAGCGCAAAGGCATGAGCACCGAAAAAACGATCATGACACTCGATACACCAACCCTGGAGAGTGGAGTGATTTTGTTCTCGAGAAGCAAGCAGCTCAAATATATACTAGAACTTTATTTTTGGATGTTCAACTCGAGATTCAACATGCTATTCATCGTTGTACGAGTGTCCGATTAGATCACGTCGGTGATTTCATTAAGTTTTTTATAAAGGATCTCGATCAGCCATGTTCTTCGTTCTTCGAG GTTATGATACGCGAGGAGGATGTTACTGTTAAGTGTATCTGCAACAGGTTTGAGCAGTTTGGGCTGTTGTGTAGTCACATTTTTTGCGTGTTACGGATTCTTGATATAAGGGAGTTTCCTAAACAATATATATTGAGGCGTTGGACGCGTGAAGCTGTTCCAAATAGTTCCCCCGGGTCCATTCTTACGGATGGTGGAGATCCAGATCGTAGTGACCTTGTTAACCGGTGTGTTCGGGAGATTAGTCACGCAACGGAGTATGTCGTGAACAAGttgattttcaaattttga